A DNA window from Zingiber officinale cultivar Zhangliang chromosome 3A, Zo_v1.1, whole genome shotgun sequence contains the following coding sequences:
- the LOC122053897 gene encoding protein NETWORKED 4B-like: MKRMLSRNSQPLWWDRYISPKNSKWLAQNLEKMDRCVKKMLKLTEEDGDSFAKKAEMYYEKRPQLISNVEEFHRMYRALAERYSQVTSELRKSIESDLKSQRSWNGSDCLTDPSSPSSMHISELTPQLKLSPERKVLQPQLIPRAAGFDFFLPSRCSHGLSRKNSYGSFTYTESDSEPELEEINEESEDDFSFSRQRRIHDLKYKLQKAREKRKIQEHNSQHHDSSLKIASLEKDLSAADEKLHSAETDIWNLKNKLGIANASLDIKITELNLEKEKVFNLEENIMELQEEIFGLSHETVILKGATKSAARQLNSELLYHESFVEELKSKLNFAEVKFIHEKSSLEASIADLEGVNKGLKTEVEKASHEKLLLKLCISELEHMIHELKDSNTDSVDRTLQEKSASNSLLGARLAALYNEMRQLVADKICECNEKQKLIATLNGNLDALNLKVAILTTEKQELASKIHSLLNDQLLQMKQQLHQLHLERAKLFMEIQTSNQTISDLQSRVKELEEEVATQKLTILDGEERKREAIRQLCISLEHYCDRYHQLRHLLLGDHLG, encoded by the exons ATGAAGCGGATGCTATCCCGAAATTCTCAACCATTGTGGTGGGACAGATATATTAGCCCAAAAAACTCCAAATGGCTTGCGCAAAATCTTGAAA AGATGGACCGGTGTGTCAAGAAGATGCTGAAATTGACTGAAGAGGATGGTGATTCATTTGCAAAGAAAGCTGAAATGTACTACGAGAAGCGCCCCCAGCTGATATCCAATGTCGAGGAGTTCCACCGCATGTATCGTGCTCTGGCTGAGCGTTATAGCCAAGTAACCAGTGAGCTCCGCAAGAGCATTGAATCAGATCTAAAATCTCAACGTTCATGGAATGGATCTGATTGTCTTACAGATCCATCTTCTCCTTCATCTATGCACATTTCAGAGCTAACTCCTCAGTTAAAGCTTTCTCCCGAGCGAAAGGTGCTACAGCCCCAGCTCATTCCAAGGGCTGCTGGGTTTGATTTCTTCCTTCCATCTAGATGCAGTCATGGTCTTTCTAGGAAGAACAGTTATGGTTCCTTTACATACACAGAATCTGATTCTGAGCCAGAGCTTGAAGAGATCAATGAAGAAAGTGAAGATGACTTTTCCTTTAGCCGGCAACGGAGGATTCACGATCTAAAATATAAGCTTCAGAAGGCAAGGGAGAAGCGTAAAATCCAAGAACACAACAGCCAGCATCATGACTCCAGCCTTAAAATTGCATCCTTGGAGAAAGATCTATCTGCTGCAGATGAGAAACTTCACTCTGCAGAAACTGATATCTGGAATCTCAAAAATAAGCTTGGGATCGCTAATGCTTCTTTAGACATTAAGATCACAGAATTAAATTTGGAAAAGGAGAAGGTTTTCAACTTGGAGGAAAATATTATGGAGCTGCAAGAAGAAATCTTTGGCCTTTCGCATGAAACTGTGATTCTAAAGGGTGCAACAAAGTCTGCTGCTAGGCAACTCAACTCTGAGCTATTGTATCATGAATCCTTTGTTGAAGAACTCAAAAGTAAACTAAATTTTGCTGAAGTAAAGTTTATCCATGAGAAGTCCAGCCTTGAAGCTTCAATTGCAGACTTGGAAGGTGTTAACAAAGGATTAAAAACAGAAGTAGAAAAGGCGTCACACGAAAAATTGTTACTCAAACTCTGCATTTCTGAGCTGGAGCATATGATTCATGAGCTGAAAGACTCAAACACTGATTCTGTTGACAGAACTTTGCAGGAGAAGTCAGCATCCAATTCACTCCTTGGAGCTAGGCTTGCCGCGTTATATAACGAAATGAGGCAGCTTGTAGCTGACAAAATTTGTGAATGCAATGAGAAACAAAAGTTAATTGCTACATTAAATGGAAATCTAGATGCTCTAAACCTGAAAGTCGCCATTCTGACAACCGAGAAACAAGAGCTCGCTTCCAAGATACATTCCCTTCTCAATGACCAGCTACTGCAGATGAAGCAGCAACTGCATCAGTTGCACTTGGAACGTGCAAAGCTGTTCATGGAGATCCAAACAAGCAATCAAACTATTTCAGATTTGCAATCAAGAGtaaaagagcttgaggaagaggtaGCGACGCAGAAGCTGACAATTTTAGATGGTGAGGAGCGAAAAAGGGAGGCAATAAGGCAGCTTTGCATCTCACTAGAGCATTACTGCGACAGGTATCATCAACTCAGGCATTTGTTGCTAGGTGATCATCTTGGTTAA